The DNA region ACCGAGTTAACAATTACCAAAGAAAAACCAATATTTATAAGATGGATAAAAGACATGAAAAATCagtatttgaaattacatttataacaattgtaaatatttaacaaatttttatacgtaCGTATTCACTGAATTCATTCACATCGATTCATTCATGCAAgtaatattttcttgaaagactgtcgaaagtaaaaaattattataaaatatctatttacACATTGTACACATATTGATGCTATTATAGTTATTATCAATTTATCGTTAACGAAATGAAATGCTGCTGTTTTCACGAAGATAATTAGAAAGGAAATGACTTTTTAAAAtagttttttatatatttttgttatatttttgtttgtacAGATAGCAAAGTTAAAAGAACCAAAAAGACACTGTTACGATATTCActatcaaattatttattttttaactaatACGCTTATTGTATCTTTCGTTTCCCATTGTATATATCACGAATTACTGTAAGTTAGCTAATTTTAATGCATGATCATTTGACATAAAGCGATCATTTCTTACTAAAAACTTCagaattgtttaattttaagaaagtacgattttataattaattccatccagtataaaaatatttttaatccaaGTATACTCTAATAATGTATCAGAAAgcaaataaattattgatatttttaattatgtacacatacatatattaattaactCTATAAACATATACGAAGAAACatgtaatgtattttattttgatttatttattctaaaaaatatttgtacattaaaCCCTTTTACGAAAGTTTCACTATCTCGACAAATCGATCATTGTTACAAAAATCTTTGTATGTACGTACATACTGAAGTTTAAGAACggaatatttttttgtaaaaaaaagtaTGTATTCAGGATGACTTGTATCAACTTCTAAAAGCAAACGTCCTCCCGGCTTTAAAGCTGTAGCAGCGTATTTTAGTAAAGGTTTAATGACTTTTAAGCCATCGTCTCCTCCATCAAGTGCCGTTAGATCTTCGTAACTGAagaatacaatttaaattataaatattatatatatgtgaaaaatattaatttataatgtttaaaatGCTTTTttgatttgatatttatttacattttaatttctgGAATTAATGTAGGTATCTGTTTGGTCGGTATATAAGGAGGATTACTAACTATTACATCGAAAATTTTCGAATTAAAATCGAGTTCTTTGGTTTCACTTAATGCATTCGATATTTCTATCGATCCATCGTCTTTCAGGGTTGCATGCACAACTGCAACTCGATCTTTTAAATTTAACCTATCTCTATTTTCTTTTGTTAATTCGCATGCGTCTGGATTTGAATCGATCGCTATACAATTAACCTAGAAAAATTAGTCTAGTTTTACGTATAAATCCTATTTGCAATAGTTATCAGAGAAAATGATTTCCAATATAAGTaagtaaatatatgcaagatagATAGTAATTGACTGATATAATAGTTACTGTTTTGTTAGTATGAGCGATGGCAAGAGATATGGCTCCAGAACCACATCCAACTTCTAAAAtttcttgttttttattttcagaaGAATTTAATGCCTTTAAAGCATAATGAACTAACATTTCAGATTCTGGTCGTGGAATGAAAACTGGCGGAACTAATTTTAAAGTAATATCTTGGAAGTCCCATTCTCCTATTATGTATTGAACCGGCATTCTGTAAAGATTCGATTTTAGCAAAAGAATGATGAACAACAATTCTGTGAAAACCTTTTACCGAGATAATCGGCATTCGCACAACGAATCCAGTGTATCACGCTGATCCGACGTAAGTCTTTTACTTCGCGCGTTCACAACATCTAAtgtctgaaaataaattttcgctGAAAtcctatttttaaatattgaatttaattacatagcaaattttcttcgttttcgtaagattaaataaaaattgtataaaaacaatttatgtgtatgtatttgcttatatatttcttaaatattattttacttcatACTCATATATACTCCATTTACAGGAGTAAAGATTATAGCAAGATTCAACGaaagaaaatatgtttaaaacaATGAATATCAGTTGACGATTATTTTAGTGGTTGGCGCTGGTCATCGTGAAAATACGAGAAAGAAGAATTTAAATTGTATGAGCATTGAATGCTTGGTAATGGTAATACCTTGCTAATGCCTATGACGTGTGCAACGATGTGTTCGATCGATTCTATGGGTTCCGGAATACCTTCGTTCTTAAACCGGTCGCTCCATTGTTCAATAATTTCACCAACAGTAGGACATTGTACGTTCGTTGTGCACAAACTTCGTGTTAGTCGACTAAACGTGATAATTTTACCTTTACTACACTGTATACATGTTTCGGCACTTACAACACTGAAGAAAGCACGAGCACTCGAAAGACATCGAAGCAACATTATGTTTCATATAGAATAAGTTGTCGTCACCATCAAATTGTGTTCCTAACCAACAATTATGTCGTgtgatataagaaatatattaccatatatacCAGGCACGAATCACAATTCGTTATTCGTTCAATCCTGCTATGTGCTGCCAGCTGTTGaggaatatatttaattacattttctcgCAATACAACGTCGATCGAGCAGAGAAAGGATTGACATTGAAGAAGCAATGAGATATTTATGGGGCAGGTAAATCACTATATCAACATATAATTGTAAATGCTTACAATTACACAATACGTACATGAATACGAAAACCCATTAAACACGTGAATGAGATACACGGTTTTCATAAACGATACAAGGCAAAAATATATGTTGCATGTCTGGAAAACCTATTTTGTTGAAATcattgttatttcgtaatattgacCAATTAAATGGTTAATGTCACACATGTCAGTCTTTTTTAATTCATAAGAAAGATTCGTCTTGCGTTCAGTCGATAACGTATCATCGATTAGGGGCGCATGCGCAGAATTGTATACCGGAAAGAAGGGTGCGGGCCTATAGGCCATGATTCGGTTTAGGACGCCAGCAGTCGCCACTGGTCCAACTCGCAACTTGAGACTCAGTCTGCCATGACAGTCGTCGGTGTCACACGAGTGCGCCGTTCAACTTCCGTCTATTATTGACTGTGTCTTTCTGACAAAGG from Bombus terrestris chromosome 14, iyBomTerr1.2, whole genome shotgun sequence includes:
- the LOC100652327 gene encoding MTRF1L release factor glutamine methyltransferase; the protein is MLLRCLSSARAFFSVVSAETCIQCSKGKIITFSRLTRSLCTTNVQCPTVGEIIEQWSDRFKNEGIPEPIESIEHIVAHVIGISKTLDVVNARSKRLTSDQRDTLDSLCECRLSRMPVQYIIGEWDFQDITLKLVPPVFIPRPESEMLVHYALKALNSSENKKQEILEVGCGSGAISLAIAHTNKTVNCIAIDSNPDACELTKENRDRLNLKDRVAVVHATLKDDGSIEISNALSETKELDFNSKIFDVIVSNPPYIPTKQIPTLIPEIKIYEDLTALDGGDDGLKVIKPLLKYAATALKPGGRLLLEVDTSHPEYILFFTKKYSVLKLQYVRTYKDFCNNDRFVEIVKLS